In Ailuropoda melanoleuca isolate Jingjing chromosome 11, ASM200744v2, whole genome shotgun sequence, a genomic segment contains:
- the AGMAT gene encoding agmatinase, mitochondrial isoform X1 has translation MLRPIASRCARGLGAGGGAHSSARLCHPGRSSSSRSSDAPRNQPPSSEFVARSVGVCSMMRLPVQTSPEGLDAAFVGVPLDIGTSNRPGARFGPRRIREESVLLRTANPSTGALPFQSLMVADLGDVNVNLYNLQDSCRLIREAYQKIVAAGCIPLTLGGDHTITYPILQAMAKSHGPVGLLHVDAHMDTADKALGEKLYHGTPFRRCVDEGLLDCKRVVQIGIRGSAMTLDPYRYSRSQGFRVVPAEDCWMKSLVPLMGEVRQQMGGKPIYISFDIDGLDPAYAPGTGTPEIAGLTPSQALEIIRGCQGLNVVGCDLVEVSPPYDPFGNTALLAANLLFEMLCALPKVTVV, from the exons ATGCTGCGGCCGATTGCGTCCCGGTGCGCCCGGGGTCTGGGGGCCGGCGGGGGCGCGCATTCTTCCGCGCGGCTCTGCCACCCGGGCCGCAGCTCCAGCAGCCGGTCCTCCGATGCGCCCCGGAACCAGCCCCCCAGCTCCGAGTTCGTGGCCCGGTCGGTGGGCGTCTGCTCCATGATGCGGCTGCCAGTGCAGACCTCCCCCGAGGGGCTGGACGCCGCCTTCGTCGGGGTGCCGCTGGACATTGGGACCTCCAACCGTCCCGGGGCGAG atttGGACCCCGGCGGATCCGGGAAGAATCAGTGTTGCTTCGGACAGCAAACCCTAGCACGGGGGCCCTCCCCTTCCAGTCCCTCATGGTTGCAGACCTAGGCGATGTGAACGTCAATCTTTACAACCTTCAGGACAGCTGCCGTCTAATTCGAGAGGCCTATCAGAAAATTGTAGCAGCAGGCTGTATTCCCCTGACCTTGG GTGGAGATCACACCATTACCTATCCGATATTGCAAGCGATGGCAAAATC GCATGGCCCCGTGGGGCTGCTGCACGTGGACGCTCACATGGACACGGCTGACAAGGCCCTCGGAGAGAAGCTCTATCACGGGACGCCCTTCCGCCGCTGCGTGGACGAGGGTCTCCTGGACTGTAAGCGCGTGGTGCAGATTGGCATCCGGGGCTCCGCCATGACCTTGGATCCCTACAGATACAGCCGGAGCCAG GGGTTCCGGGTGGTCCCGGCCGAGGACTGCTGGATGAAGTCCCTGGTTCCTCTGATGGGGGAGGTGAGGCAGCAGATGGGAGGCAAACCCATTTATATCAGCTTTGACATTGACGGCTTGGATCCTGCCTATGCCCCGGGGACAGGCACACCTGAAATCGCCGGTCTCACCCCTAGTCAG GCGCTGGAAATCATCCGGGGTTGTCAAGGCCTGAACGTGGTGGGTTGTGATCTCGTGGAAGTGTCGCCGCCCTATGATCCTTTTG GAAACACGGCCCTCCTGGCGGCTAACCTGCTGTTTGAGATGCTCTGTGCTCTCCCGAAAGTGACGGTCGTCTGA
- the AGMAT gene encoding agmatinase, mitochondrial isoform X3 yields MLRPIASRCARGLGAGGGAHSSARLCHPGRSSSSRSSDAPRNQPPSSEFVARSVGVCSMMRLPVQTSPEGLDAAFVGVPLDIGTSNRPGARFGPRRIREESVLLRTANPSTGALPFQSLMVADLGDVNVNLYNLQDSCRLIREAYQKIVAAGCIPLTLGGDHTITYPILQAMAKSHGPVGLLHVDAHMDTADKALGEKLYHGTPFRRCVDEGLLDCKRVVQIGIRGSAMTLDPYRYSRSQGFRVVPAEDCWMKSLVPLMGEVRQQMGGKPIYISFDIDGLDPAYAPGTGTPEIAGLTPSQLIILGFSSAEWKLF; encoded by the exons ATGCTGCGGCCGATTGCGTCCCGGTGCGCCCGGGGTCTGGGGGCCGGCGGGGGCGCGCATTCTTCCGCGCGGCTCTGCCACCCGGGCCGCAGCTCCAGCAGCCGGTCCTCCGATGCGCCCCGGAACCAGCCCCCCAGCTCCGAGTTCGTGGCCCGGTCGGTGGGCGTCTGCTCCATGATGCGGCTGCCAGTGCAGACCTCCCCCGAGGGGCTGGACGCCGCCTTCGTCGGGGTGCCGCTGGACATTGGGACCTCCAACCGTCCCGGGGCGAG atttGGACCCCGGCGGATCCGGGAAGAATCAGTGTTGCTTCGGACAGCAAACCCTAGCACGGGGGCCCTCCCCTTCCAGTCCCTCATGGTTGCAGACCTAGGCGATGTGAACGTCAATCTTTACAACCTTCAGGACAGCTGCCGTCTAATTCGAGAGGCCTATCAGAAAATTGTAGCAGCAGGCTGTATTCCCCTGACCTTGG GTGGAGATCACACCATTACCTATCCGATATTGCAAGCGATGGCAAAATC GCATGGCCCCGTGGGGCTGCTGCACGTGGACGCTCACATGGACACGGCTGACAAGGCCCTCGGAGAGAAGCTCTATCACGGGACGCCCTTCCGCCGCTGCGTGGACGAGGGTCTCCTGGACTGTAAGCGCGTGGTGCAGATTGGCATCCGGGGCTCCGCCATGACCTTGGATCCCTACAGATACAGCCGGAGCCAG GGGTTCCGGGTGGTCCCGGCCGAGGACTGCTGGATGAAGTCCCTGGTTCCTCTGATGGGGGAGGTGAGGCAGCAGATGGGAGGCAAACCCATTTATATCAGCTTTGACATTGACGGCTTGGATCCTGCCTATGCCCCGGGGACAGGCACACCTGAAATCGCCGGTCTCACCCCTAGTCAG CTTATCATTCTGGGTTTTTCATCGGCAGAATGGAAACTCTTTTAG
- the AGMAT gene encoding agmatinase, mitochondrial isoform X2 has product MLRPIASRCARGLGAGGGAHSSARLCHPGRSSSSRSSDAPRNQPPSSEFVARSVGVCSMMRLPVQTSPEGLDAAFVGVPLDIGTSNRPGARFGPRRIREESVLLRTANPSTGALPFQSLMVADLGDVNVNLYNLQDSCRLIREAYQKIVAAGCIPLTLGGDHTITYPILQAMAKSHGPVGLLHVDAHMDTADKALGEKLYHGTPFRRCVDEGLLDCKRVVQIGIRGSAMTLDPYRYSRSQGFRVVPAEDCWMKSLVPLMGEVRQQMGGKPIYISFDIDGLDPAYAPGTGTPEIAGLTPSQETRPSWRLTCCLRCSVLSRK; this is encoded by the exons ATGCTGCGGCCGATTGCGTCCCGGTGCGCCCGGGGTCTGGGGGCCGGCGGGGGCGCGCATTCTTCCGCGCGGCTCTGCCACCCGGGCCGCAGCTCCAGCAGCCGGTCCTCCGATGCGCCCCGGAACCAGCCCCCCAGCTCCGAGTTCGTGGCCCGGTCGGTGGGCGTCTGCTCCATGATGCGGCTGCCAGTGCAGACCTCCCCCGAGGGGCTGGACGCCGCCTTCGTCGGGGTGCCGCTGGACATTGGGACCTCCAACCGTCCCGGGGCGAG atttGGACCCCGGCGGATCCGGGAAGAATCAGTGTTGCTTCGGACAGCAAACCCTAGCACGGGGGCCCTCCCCTTCCAGTCCCTCATGGTTGCAGACCTAGGCGATGTGAACGTCAATCTTTACAACCTTCAGGACAGCTGCCGTCTAATTCGAGAGGCCTATCAGAAAATTGTAGCAGCAGGCTGTATTCCCCTGACCTTGG GTGGAGATCACACCATTACCTATCCGATATTGCAAGCGATGGCAAAATC GCATGGCCCCGTGGGGCTGCTGCACGTGGACGCTCACATGGACACGGCTGACAAGGCCCTCGGAGAGAAGCTCTATCACGGGACGCCCTTCCGCCGCTGCGTGGACGAGGGTCTCCTGGACTGTAAGCGCGTGGTGCAGATTGGCATCCGGGGCTCCGCCATGACCTTGGATCCCTACAGATACAGCCGGAGCCAG GGGTTCCGGGTGGTCCCGGCCGAGGACTGCTGGATGAAGTCCCTGGTTCCTCTGATGGGGGAGGTGAGGCAGCAGATGGGAGGCAAACCCATTTATATCAGCTTTGACATTGACGGCTTGGATCCTGCCTATGCCCCGGGGACAGGCACACCTGAAATCGCCGGTCTCACCCCTAGTCAG GAAACACGGCCCTCCTGGCGGCTAACCTGCTGTTTGAGATGCTCTGTGCTCTCCCGAAAGTGA